One Watersipora subatra chromosome 4, tzWatSuba1.1, whole genome shotgun sequence genomic window carries:
- the LOC137393140 gene encoding uncharacterized protein, which yields MSAWKNGLCSCFGNLPVCCLSYIVPCYVFGKVAEKNGESCLKCGLVSLVPIANIYCMAKQREVIRDKKGIDGTFFNDCLMSWCCPLCTLAQEAREIEADVPGIPEIQRE from the exons ATGTCTGCTTGGAAGAACGGATTATGTAGCTGCTTTGGAAATCTTCCAGTTTGCTGTCTTTCCTATATAGTGCCATGCTATGTGTTTGGAAAAGTTGCTGAGAag AACGGAGAAAGCTGTCTAAAATGTGGCCTCGTGTCACTAGTTCCGATTGCCAATATCTACTGCATGGCAAAACAGAGAGAGGTTATTAGAGACAAAAAAGGCATCGATGGCACTTTTTTTAATGATTGTCTCATGAGCTGGTGTTGTCCTCTCTGCACTCTCGCTCAAGAAGCTCGTGAGATCGAGGCCGACGTTCCCGGTATTCCAGAAATTCAGAGGGAGTAG
- the LOC137393703 gene encoding uncharacterized protein isoform X1 produces the protein MASDTASGLQPFIASLEQALECELCNENENELRTLMCCSKLVCISCLNKLFEDEMSERLKKTPVCPFCQKDLYKKVAHYPVQKMAKHFRCWLREFKQSLQTEFTDICRTVGCTNKVCKHCKSCKEFLCEACEMKTCSMGAERHDVIGVKESQQALQSWILAREKNIRAFESEHKEVVKKIREASLRLHNSLESTLSQEIATTISVLTEAETEFNGLDNKLHAEQSNLRFAKELSSFDEIGSIYIARQLQEYDEYRKVVFGAQEMVMKGTQCYDAVWSANSHLVVSKDGGVEVIDVSGMQTKGPTVVKSIILDGSAFSLAVHESNIIIGFKPTTSSMHHTVFITLNSDYDEIGRWSKELSGCDFTVADGKIILSSSLFSSCLKRFSLEGEPFPDIFFNGGTAGVAAMSSATVALADNKYNKVYRKQVHEHRSNILWSVDLASPFALCVDVNENLWITSSDQDVIFIVSSHGKKLQELTVPGHSALTSKTGIMVHDDYFYVCHEHGVDRFAFSLSEDNLEKL, from the exons ATGGCTAGTGATACTGCGTCTGGTCTACAGCCGTTTATAGCCTCCTTAGAGCAAGCTTTGGAGTGTGAACTTTGCAATGAAAATGAAAACGAGTTGAGAACGTTGATGTGCTGTTCTAAGCTCGTTTGTATATCTTGCCTCA ATAAATTGTTTGAAGATGAGATGTCAGAGCGACTTAAAAAAACTCCAGTCTGTCCCTTTTGTCAAAAAGACCTGTACAAGAAAGTAGCTCACTATCCAGTACAGAAGATGGCAAAACATTTCCGGTGCTGGCTTCGAGAGTTCAAACAATCACTTCAAACAG AATTCACAGACATTTGTCGGACTGTTGGATGCACAAACAAAGTCTGCAAGCATTGTAAAAGCTGTAAAGAATTTCTCTGCGAGGC GTGCGAGATGAAAACATGTAGCATGGGGGCCGAGAGACACGACGTGATTGGTGTTAAAGAGAGTCAGCAAGCTCTTCAATCATGGATATTAGCAAGAGAGAAGAACATCCGCGCTTTTGAGTCCGAA CACAAAGAAGTGGTTAAAAAGATACGGGAAGCCTCTTTGCGCCTGCATAACTCTCTTGAGTCTACACTTTCTCAAGAGATCGCAACTACAATTTCTGTTCTGACAGAAGCTGAGACAGAATTCAATGGTCTAGACAACAAACTGCATGCAGAACAATCTAACCTTCGTTTTGCTAAAGAGTTGAGTAGTTTTGATGAGATTGGGAGCATCTACATCGCCCGTCAGCTACAAGAATACG ATGAATATAGAAAGGTGGTATTCGGTGCCCAAGAGATGGTTATGAAAGGAACGCAATGTTATGATGCAGTTTGGAGCGCAAACAGTCATTTAGTGGTGAGTAAGGATGGAGGAGTAGAAGTCATTGATGTAAGTGGCATGCAGACCAAAGGACCAACTGTAGTCAAGTCTATCATACTAGATGGGAGTGCATTTTCATTAGCTGTGCATGAGTCTAACATCATCATTGGCTTCAAACCAACAACTAGTTCCATGCACCACACTGTCTTCATAACATTGAATAGTGACTATGATGAGATTGGACGATGGTCTAAAGAGCTCAGTGGCTGCGATTTTACTGTGGCTGATGGGAAAATCATCCTTTCATCCAGTTTATTCAGCAGCTGCCTTAAAAGATTCAGTCTCGAAGGGGAACCTTTCCCTGACATATTCTTTAATGGCGGAACAGCTGGAGTTGCTGCAATGTCATCCGCGACTGTAGCATTAGCTGACAACAAGTACAACAAAGTGTACAGGAAACAGGTACACGAGCACAGAAGTAACATATTATGGAGTGTCGACCTGGCCAGTCCATTCGCGCTGTGTGTCGATGTCAATGAAAACCTCTGGATTACATCAAGTGATCAAGATGTGATCTTTATTGTTTCGTCACATG GTAAAAAGCTTCAAGAGCTCACTGTTCCAGGGCATTCTGCCTTAACAAGCAAGACCGGTATCATGGTGCATGACGACTATTTCTATGTGTGCCATGAACACGGTGTTGACAGATTTGCCTTCTCGCTCAGCGAAGATAACTTAGAAAAACTTTAA
- the LOC137393703 gene encoding uncharacterized protein isoform X2, which produces MSERLKKTPVCPFCQKDLYKKVAHYPVQKMAKHFRCWLREFKQSLQTEFTDICRTVGCTNKVCKHCKSCKEFLCEACEMKTCSMGAERHDVIGVKESQQALQSWILAREKNIRAFESEHKEVVKKIREASLRLHNSLESTLSQEIATTISVLTEAETEFNGLDNKLHAEQSNLRFAKELSSFDEIGSIYIARQLQEYDEYRKVVFGAQEMVMKGTQCYDAVWSANSHLVVSKDGGVEVIDVSGMQTKGPTVVKSIILDGSAFSLAVHESNIIIGFKPTTSSMHHTVFITLNSDYDEIGRWSKELSGCDFTVADGKIILSSSLFSSCLKRFSLEGEPFPDIFFNGGTAGVAAMSSATVALADNKYNKVYRKQVHEHRSNILWSVDLASPFALCVDVNENLWITSSDQDVIFIVSSHGKKLQELTVPGHSALTSKTGIMVHDDYFYVCHEHGVDRFAFSLSEDNLEKL; this is translated from the exons ATGTCAGAGCGACTTAAAAAAACTCCAGTCTGTCCCTTTTGTCAAAAAGACCTGTACAAGAAAGTAGCTCACTATCCAGTACAGAAGATGGCAAAACATTTCCGGTGCTGGCTTCGAGAGTTCAAACAATCACTTCAAACAG AATTCACAGACATTTGTCGGACTGTTGGATGCACAAACAAAGTCTGCAAGCATTGTAAAAGCTGTAAAGAATTTCTCTGCGAGGC GTGCGAGATGAAAACATGTAGCATGGGGGCCGAGAGACACGACGTGATTGGTGTTAAAGAGAGTCAGCAAGCTCTTCAATCATGGATATTAGCAAGAGAGAAGAACATCCGCGCTTTTGAGTCCGAA CACAAAGAAGTGGTTAAAAAGATACGGGAAGCCTCTTTGCGCCTGCATAACTCTCTTGAGTCTACACTTTCTCAAGAGATCGCAACTACAATTTCTGTTCTGACAGAAGCTGAGACAGAATTCAATGGTCTAGACAACAAACTGCATGCAGAACAATCTAACCTTCGTTTTGCTAAAGAGTTGAGTAGTTTTGATGAGATTGGGAGCATCTACATCGCCCGTCAGCTACAAGAATACG ATGAATATAGAAAGGTGGTATTCGGTGCCCAAGAGATGGTTATGAAAGGAACGCAATGTTATGATGCAGTTTGGAGCGCAAACAGTCATTTAGTGGTGAGTAAGGATGGAGGAGTAGAAGTCATTGATGTAAGTGGCATGCAGACCAAAGGACCAACTGTAGTCAAGTCTATCATACTAGATGGGAGTGCATTTTCATTAGCTGTGCATGAGTCTAACATCATCATTGGCTTCAAACCAACAACTAGTTCCATGCACCACACTGTCTTCATAACATTGAATAGTGACTATGATGAGATTGGACGATGGTCTAAAGAGCTCAGTGGCTGCGATTTTACTGTGGCTGATGGGAAAATCATCCTTTCATCCAGTTTATTCAGCAGCTGCCTTAAAAGATTCAGTCTCGAAGGGGAACCTTTCCCTGACATATTCTTTAATGGCGGAACAGCTGGAGTTGCTGCAATGTCATCCGCGACTGTAGCATTAGCTGACAACAAGTACAACAAAGTGTACAGGAAACAGGTACACGAGCACAGAAGTAACATATTATGGAGTGTCGACCTGGCCAGTCCATTCGCGCTGTGTGTCGATGTCAATGAAAACCTCTGGATTACATCAAGTGATCAAGATGTGATCTTTATTGTTTCGTCACATG GTAAAAAGCTTCAAGAGCTCACTGTTCCAGGGCATTCTGCCTTAACAAGCAAGACCGGTATCATGGTGCATGACGACTATTTCTATGTGTGCCATGAACACGGTGTTGACAGATTTGCCTTCTCGCTCAGCGAAGATAACTTAGAAAAACTTTAA